The Cetobacterium somerae ATCC BAA-474 sequence TCCAGGAATAGAGTATCCTACATTTTCTCCCCAATCTAAACTATTTTTTTGACGATACATATAGTAAGGTTCCATTCCTTTTCTTTTTACAAGTTCACCTATTGCATTTTCAACTAACATTCTTTCAACTTCAGACTCCTCAAAATCTTCATGATATAGAGGTGAACCTTTCTTTTTAGCTAGAGCGTGAACTGTTAAGTTTTCTATGTCATATTTCTCAAGCTCATTTAAAGTACTTAATATATCTTCAACACTTTCACCAGGTAACCCCAATATTAAATCCATATTCAAGATAAATCCAATCTCTTTTATATCTCTATAGACTTCATCAAAATGTTTTCTATTAAAAGTTCTGTTTAAATCTTTTAAAGTTTGCTCTTTAAATGTTTGAGGATTTAAACTTACTCTATCTACTCCGTATTCTTTAAGAATCTCTAATTTTCTTTTTGTTATAGCATCCTCTCTTCCAGCTTCAAAAGTAAACTCTTTTAAGTTTGAAAGATCTATATTTTTATGAACTGCTTTTAAAACTTTTTCAGTATCCTCTTCTGTTAAAATACTTGGTGTTCCACCACCTATATACAATGATTCATATTTATAACCTTTATTTTTTGAAAGTTCTCCTACAAGCTCAATCTCTTCTAAAAGTGTTTCTACAAATTTTGGATAAAAACGCCCTAAACTGCTATTTATTTCGTAAGATGCAAAAGAGCAGTATCTACATTTTGATGGACAAAAAGGAATTCCTATATACATATTCATTGCATCTTTATTTAATAATCTTTCCTCTGTTTCAATTACTCTCATTAAAAGATCTATTTTATCAAAATTAGCAAGGTACATATTATTTAAAAGATTCTTAACTCTTTCTTTTGAAAATCCCATTTGCATAAGTCTTCTAGTCATTTTAGTAGGTCTTACACCAATTAAACTTCCCCATGGATAATTTTTATTAAGTGC is a genomic window containing:
- a CDS encoding coproporphyrinogen III oxidase is translated as MSIVTNFPLSEKSLEEFVRIMLPKEVGKDIKGEVSYKGNKIIVKAEIDGKEAIMEEENLEHTIEDQNLIMLKGGLLKALNKNYPWGSLIGVRPTKMTRRLMQMGFSKERVKNLLNNMYLANFDKIDLLMRVIETEERLLNKDAMNMYIGIPFCPSKCRYCSFASYEINSSLGRFYPKFVETLLEEIELVGELSKNKGYKYESLYIGGGTPSILTEEDTEKVLKAVHKNIDLSNLKEFTFEAGREDAITKRKLEILKEYGVDRVSLNPQTFKEQTLKDLNRTFNRKHFDEVYRDIKEIGFILNMDLILGLPGESVEDILSTLNELEKYDIENLTVHALAKKKGSPLYHEDFEESEVERMLVENAIGELVKRKGMEPYYMYRQKNSLDWGENVGYSIPGAESRFNIEMIEENQQTMGLGGGAISKAIHKETEYIDQIERLVNPKDPALYIAEMRMRHNKKIELFSKEI